The following are from one region of the Nitrospirae bacterium YQR-1 genome:
- a CDS encoding cysteine synthase family protein, with protein MEPGKMIETVSDGVISAIGNTPLISLKNVTSNRKVKIMAKLEGNNPGGSVKDRIAWYMVKDAENRGVLTKDKIILEPTSGNTGIGLAMVGATRGYRVKLVMPECVSMERRMTLEAFGAELILSPGSEGTDGAIRMAHRIYDDNRQCYFMPDQFNNPANIRAHYETTGVEVYEQTRGEVSAFVAGMGTTGTLMGTGRRLREYDSSIRIIGVEPLLGHKIQGLKNMAESIVPGILDLSKLDDKINVEDEVAFTMARTLAVKEGLFVGMSSGAAVAAAVTVAEGMSDGVIVVILPDRGDRYLSTTLFKSICADCPP; from the coding sequence ATGGAGCCGGGAAAAATGATAGAGACAGTCTCAGACGGTGTTATAAGCGCAATAGGCAATACTCCGCTTATATCCCTTAAAAACGTAACCTCCAACCGTAAAGTAAAAATCATGGCCAAACTGGAGGGCAACAACCCGGGCGGCTCCGTTAAGGACCGGATAGCGTGGTATATGGTAAAAGATGCGGAGAACCGGGGGGTGCTGACAAAAGACAAAATAATCCTTGAACCCACAAGTGGTAACACCGGTATAGGGTTAGCCATGGTAGGGGCAACGAGGGGCTACAGGGTGAAGCTTGTCATGCCTGAGTGTGTAAGCATGGAAAGACGGATGACTCTGGAGGCGTTTGGGGCGGAGCTGATTCTAAGTCCCGGCAGTGAAGGCACAGACGGTGCCATCCGCATGGCACACAGGATATATGATGACAACAGACAATGCTACTTTATGCCGGATCAGTTTAACAACCCTGCCAACATCAGGGCACACTACGAAACAACCGGGGTGGAGGTGTATGAGCAAACCAGAGGGGAGGTAAGTGCCTTTGTGGCCGGCATGGGAACTACCGGAACGCTCATGGGTACGGGCAGGAGGCTTAGAGAGTATGACTCCTCGATTCGGATAATCGGGGTGGAACCTCTGCTGGGACATAAAATTCAGGGACTCAAAAACATGGCGGAGTCCATAGTGCCAGGAATACTGGATCTGTCAAAACTGGATGACAAGATAAATGTAGAGGATGAGGTTGCCTTTACAATGGCGCGTACCCTGGCGGTAAAGGAGGGGCTGTTTGTAGGTATGAGCAGCGGGGCGGCGGTCGCAGCAGCCGTAACAGTCGCAGAGGGCATGAGCGACGGCGTAATTGTAGTGATATTGCCTGACAGAGGAGATAGATACCTGAGCACCACACTGTTTAAGTCCATATGCGCAGATTGCCCGCCCTAA
- a CDS encoding DUF1858 domain-containing protein, whose amino-acid sequence MAEKITKDSLIGQVIKDVPGARDVIEKHFGNGCFTCQGINVESISFGAMMHNLDPQKIVDEINSL is encoded by the coding sequence ATGGCTGAGAAAATAACGAAAGACTCTTTGATTGGGCAGGTTATAAAGGATGTACCGGGGGCAAGGGATGTGATAGAAAAACACTTTGGTAACGGTTGCTTCACATGCCAGGGGATTAACGTGGAATCAATATCTTTCGGCGCTATGATGCACAATCTGGATCCCCAGAAGATAGTGGATGAAATAAACTCATTATAA
- the rsmA gene encoding 16S rRNA (adenine(1518)-N(6)/adenine(1519)-N(6))-dimethyltransferase RsmA, protein MGKKLGQHFLYDEAILSNIVSASGITTDDMVVEIGPGTGSLTAKLIEQAGNVIAIELDRHLYERLRERFSTQSNIELVHGDAMTFDYCRIANFKAAGNIPYYITTPLIFRLVTERPKLLSMAFTMQKEVAQRIAAPPGSKTYGALSVVLQYISLPRVMFTIAASAFRPVPAVDSAFIVIDMLKEPAIKLHDETIFYKTVKTAFSKRRKTILNSLKAPFPSIRDVLSELKINEKARPETLSVHEFGAIANSLYNNS, encoded by the coding sequence ATGGGAAAAAAACTAGGCCAGCATTTTCTCTATGATGAGGCGATTTTGTCAAATATTGTTTCCGCATCAGGCATTACAACTGATGACATGGTTGTAGAGATAGGCCCGGGAACCGGCTCCCTGACAGCCAAACTCATCGAACAAGCCGGTAATGTCATTGCCATCGAGCTTGACCGCCATCTTTATGAAAGACTAAGGGAACGGTTTTCAACTCAGAGTAATATTGAATTAGTCCACGGGGATGCCATGACTTTTGACTATTGTCGCATTGCAAATTTTAAGGCTGCCGGTAATATCCCTTACTATATAACGACACCTTTGATTTTCAGACTTGTTACGGAAAGGCCGAAACTGCTTTCAATGGCCTTTACGATGCAAAAGGAGGTCGCACAGCGTATAGCAGCCCCTCCGGGAAGTAAAACCTACGGCGCACTCTCTGTGGTGCTCCAGTACATTTCCCTGCCGAGGGTTATGTTTACCATTGCGGCAAGCGCTTTCAGGCCTGTACCTGCGGTTGATTCCGCCTTTATTGTGATTGATATGCTAAAGGAGCCGGCAATAAAGTTACATGATGAAACAATATTTTATAAAACTGTAAAAACTGCTTTTTCTAAAAGGAGAAAAACCATTTTAAACAGTCTAAAAGCACCGTTTCCCTCTATAAGAGACGTCCTTTCAGAATTAAAAATTAATGAAAAGGCAAGGCCGGAAACTCTCTCAGTGCATGAGTTTGGCGCTATTGCAAACAGCCTTTATAATAATTCATAA